The following are encoded together in the Fusarium keratoplasticum isolate Fu6.1 chromosome 1, whole genome shotgun sequence genome:
- a CDS encoding Clr5 domain-containing protein, protein MSDHLPLPTPEAPIGTPLRIPMHPRPLETNTQPLINSAAPEVPPDKLNRSKRGKVPSAKWEEHKETLYNLYIVEGLTLEKTMAFMDKHHDFQASKTMYRHRFKSWGMFKKLRKGEVHKDVARHPEELQNSDNEVLVSANRASGTRVQRYLTKHGVSIPEKTTSAVPASDANDVGSPMAMGTPAKAPAEKAPCALLLPVGFKSPLDAHHFLPVGTAWYLVDVYASIQDIQDADKVIDWISSGYSQELSLLHPRTLYHYQRVIEKLEASGRSNDAKSLGFRLFTAIRDNAPPTKIISVLQPVVSDDELAGVTNSPEFQRIFSGPSDVDQMDQQLRFATIWTLARLPGMQLVVQKLISNFKSLPLDLRGREVEARCIYIWALVDEKALETARSECLTARHTLTSLILRADPLHLTELIPLARELQYQHHLVKDTSGRDAIGRWIADLIQDEILKPFRGIYG, encoded by the exons ATGTCCGATCACCTCCCACTACCCACGCCGGAGGCACCTATCGGCACGCCCTTGAGGATTCCAATGCACCCTAGGCCTCTAGAAACCAACACTCAGCCCCTCATAAACAGTGCCGCCCCTGAGGTGCCGCCTGACAAGCTCAACCGCAGCAAGCGAGGGAAAGTCCCTAGCGCGAAATGGGAGGAACACAAGGAAACCCTTTACAACCTTTATATTGTGGAAGGATTGACATTGGAGAAAACCATGGCCTTCATGGATAAGCACCATGACTTTCAAGCCTC AAAGACAATGTACAGACACCGTTTCAAGTCTTGGGGGATGTTCAAGAAGTTGAGGAAGGGCGAAGTTCATAAAGATGTCGCTCGGCACCCGGAAGAGCTGCAGAACAGCGACAATGAGGTCTTGGTTTCTGCCAACAGGGCCTCTGGGACGCGAGTGCAACGCTATTTGACCAAGCACGGAGTTTCTATTCCGGAGAAAACCACCAGTGCCGTACCGGCTTCCGACGCCAATGATGTGGGCTcgcccatggccatgggaACTCCAGCGAAGGCCCCAGCAGAGAAGGCACCTTGCGCACTCCTTCTCCCGGTTGGCTTCAAAAGTCCCCTTGATGCACACCATTTCCTTCCTG TAGGAACAGCTTGGTATCTAGTTGATGTCTATGCCTCGATTCAAGATATCCAGGATGCAGACAAAGTCATCGACTGGATCTCCAGTGGCTACAGCCAAGAGCTGAGTCTCTTACACCCTCGAACCTTGTACCACTACCAGCGTGTCATCGAAAAGCTTGAGGCCTCTGGGCGAAGCAATGACGCTAAGTCGTTGGGATTCCGTCTCTTCACTGCGATCCGGGACAACGCCCCGCCCACCAAGATTATCTCGGTCCTTCAACCTGTGGTATCTGACGACGAGCTCGCGGGTGTTACCAATAGCCCCGAATTTCAGCGCATCTTCAGCGGGCCGTCGGACGTGGACCAAATGGACCAGCAGCTCAGGTTTGCAACCATCTGGACTTTGGCCAGGCTTCCTGGAATGCAGCTGGTGGTGCAGAAGTTGATTTCGAACTTTAAATCTCTTCCTTTGGACCTAAGAGGCCGGGAAGTAGAGGCCAGGTGCATCTACATCTGGGCTTTGGTCGATGAGAAGGCTCTCGAGACTGCCAGGTCGGAATGCCTCACCGCTCGGCACACACTGACTTCTCTGATTCTCCGCGCCGATCCACTGCATTTGACAGAGCTCATCCCACTGGCAAGAGAGCTGCAGTACCAGCACCACCTTGTGAAGGACACTTCTGGGCGCGACGCGATTGGGAGATGGATAGCGGACTTGATTCAGGACGAGATCTTGAAGCCGTTTCGGGGGATTTACGGCTAA
- a CDS encoding Amidophosphoribosyltransferase: protein MCGISAILLGDPKATTAGIELHESIYYLQHRGQDAAGITVCQGGRLYQMKGNGLASKVFQEPARIPETLPGYAGISHVRYPTAGTSSASEAQPFYDSPFGLSLAVNGNLVNSTELRSFLDLEAHRHVNTDSDSELLLNVYAHALHELGKARANVDDIFAGLREVYSRCKGGFACVAMITGFGVLGFRDENGIRPLCLGSRPSATLDGTMDYFMASESVALTQLGFTNIVDILPGQAVFIQKGGHPQFRQIVEMKSYTPDIFEMVYFSRPDSSQDGISIYRSRQNMGERLAERVKDVLGEKGVQEIDVVIPIPETSNTSAAALASRLQKPLSNAFVRNRYTFRTFIMPGQKARQQGIRRKLSPIASEFKDKVVLLVDDSIVRGNTSREIVLMSREAGAKKVILASCSPEITHPHVYGIDLADPAQLVAHNRTVKEIAKEIGADELIYQSLDDLKAACLDAIDGETQIKDFEVGVFCGKYQTDVPESYFEHLSEIRAKGKKRKNVEEEGSDAKKLTLVSNSGPVNVRKVQEEEEDKPVIDQDDISLHNSATER, encoded by the exons ATGTGTGGTATCAGTGCCATTCTT CTCGGCGATCCCAAAGCCACCACGGCTGGTATCGAGCTCCACGAGAGCATCTACTATCTTCAACAT CGTGGACAAGATGCTGCTGGTATCACAGTCTGCCAGGGAGGAAGATTGTACCAGATGAAGGGCAACGGCCTGGCCTCCAAGGTCTTCCAGGAACCCGCCCGTATCCCCGAGACACTTCCCGGATATGCCGGTATCTCTCACGTCCGGTATCCTACTGCTGGAACTTCCTCTGC TTCTGAAGCCCAGCCCTTCTACG ACAGCCCTTTCGGTTTGAGTTTGGCTGTCAACGGCAACCTGGTCAACAGCACGGAACTCCGTAGCTTTTTGGATCTTGAGGCCCACCGCCATGTCAACACCGACTCCGACTCAGAACTTCT CCTCAACGTCTACGCTCACGCTCTGCACGAGCTCGGTAAGGCTCGAGCCAATGTGGACGACATTTTCGCCGGTCTCCGTGAAGTGTACTCGAGGTGCAAGGGTGGATTTGCCTGTGTTGCCATGATCACTGGTTTTGGTGTCCTCGGTTTCAG GGATGAGAACGGAATCCGCCCCCTTTGCCTCGGATCCCGACCTTCTGCCACTCTTGATGGAACTATGGATTACTTCATGGCCTCCGAGTCTGTTGCCCTGACCCAGCTCGGCTTTACTAACATTGTCGACATTCTGCCTGGACAAGCCGTTTTCATCCAGAAGGGCGGCCACCCCCAGTTCCGACAAATTGTCGAGATGAAGTCGTACACCCCCGATATTTTCGAAATGGTCTATTTCTCCAGGCCTGACTCCTCTCAAGATGGAATCTCCATCTACCGTAGTCGGCAGAACATGGGAGAGAGGCTCGCAGAGAGGGTCAAGGATGTGCTGGGCGAGAAGGGTGTCCAAGAGATTGATGTTG TTATTCCAATTCCTGAG ACTAGCAACACATCCGCAGCTGCCCTGGCCAGTCGCCTGCAGAAGCCGCTCTCCAATGCTTTTGTCAGGAACAG ATACACTTTCCGAACATTCATCATG CCGGGCCAAAAGGCACGACAACAGGGCATTCGACGAAAGCTGTCGCCCATCGCGTCCGAAttcaaggacaaggttgTCCTGCTCGTTGATGATTCCATCGTTCGTGGTAACACGTCACGTGAAATT GTTTTGATGAGCAGAGAAGCTggtgccaagaaggtcaTCCTGGCTTCGTGTTCTCCCGAAATCACACACCCCCACGTG TATGGCATTGATCTTGCCGACCCCGCAC AGCTCGTTGCTCACAATAGGACTGTGAAGGAGATCGCCAAGGAGATCGGCGCCGATGAG TTGATCTACCAATCGCTGGATGACCTCAAGGCCGCCTgcctcgatgccatcgatgGCGAGACCCAGATCAAGGACTTCGAAGTTGGAGTCTTTTGTGGAAAGTACCAGACAGATGTGCcagagagctactttgagCACCTCAGCGAGATCCgcgccaagggcaagaagagaaagaacgttgaggaggaaggctcagatgccaagaagctcacccTGGTGTCCAACAGTGGCCCGGTGAATGTGCGCAAggttcaagaagaagaagaggacaagcCTGTCATCGACCAGGATGACATCAG CCTTCACAACTCTGCGACCGAGCGGTAG
- a CDS encoding Zn(2)-C6 fungal-type domain-containing protein produces MESPGPSTSQRSFKRSYVACVSCRTRKSRCIVKDKPPCNKCEREHRECRFDHRQRGPKHREPPKWTQQETATTSRQHPLPEVQLPGASPKQLDVSLGGYQGDALGFSQSPNNTGHSLYDRVRSSIVTGTNDALDILSDAVDRQRSVAASTPSQPTNGPKITPGGFNGVGFTITALSEPEDSTLDLWDKCRFVRQGLFTAQEAVTYMDLFFEKLQPLSPVIVDQFRSHSAHTHLIHEEAMLCCTILTIASRFFMLPGAGGTSRSHNIHQRLWSHCEMLIKRILLGQEKTSTAKTRAIGTVESLMLISDWHPRALHFPPETDGWDALLISPGYDPVNRRRMNDEAPLIRWKDDVFEPAKRANRMSWMLLGMANNLAYELGVISSQRPEASRSTELQVIRSLRAQKLLYVYLTQTATRLGYPSVFPESIAVTASRLPMQNPDEPAHRSWMAYMDLSLELTQLSRTASSMFFQSAAHLQSQVLGDHYADLLEHFAASLSKWQQKYDSVCKDINEPLRDSLLIEYHHLKACTGAISIQAVIARASSAGFTTTNTDPDEVLSAFITPKDARFLQEVISDSKKLLRIATMSDFKAQLPYAPARVKISVISSSVFLLKALSVGSTHTDVNDALYVLDQCTSTLNSSPPDDMDFALRYAALIEKHTAQFRAHLTASRGQGAGEQHARTLPSNSAGENETEGAEGYMATMGTSEDDLGFVGFDAGDTWVSLPFDSSIAPFGGGCDQLSLGLDIDSLNFLWSLPGLGPE; encoded by the exons ATGGAGAGTCCCGGTCCCTCTACCAGTCAACGCTCCTTCAAGCGGAGCTATGTCGCATGCGTCTCGTGCCGAACTCGCAAGTCGAGGTGCAtcgtcaaggacaagccccCGTGCAACAAGTGTGAGAGGGAGCATCGAGAGTGTCGCTTTGATCATCGCCAAAGAGGACCAAAGCACCGTGAACCTCCGAAATGGACACAGCAGgagacggcgacgacgtcTCGTCAACATCCCCTTCCTGAAGTCCAGCTGCCCGGCGCGTCGCCCAAGCAGCTGGACGTGTCACTAGGCGGTTACCAGGGAGATGCTTTAGGGTTCTCGCAATCGCCTAACAACACGGGACATTCCCTCTACGACCGAGTGAGATCGAGCATTGTGACGGGCACCAACGATGCCCTGGATATTCTGTCGGATGCAGTCGATCGACAACGCAGTGTCGCCGCGTCAACGCCATCCCAGCCGACCAATGGTCCAAAAATTACACCTGGAGGCTTCAATGGGGTGGGCTTCACGATCACCGCCTTGTCAGAGCCTGAAGATTCCACCTTGGACCTGTGGGACAAGTGTCGTTTCGTGCGTCAGGGCTTGTTCACggctcaagaagctgtcaCGTACATGGATCT CTTCTTTGAGAAACTACAGCCTCTTTCGCCCGTCATCGTCGACCAGTTTCGAAGCCACTCAGCTCACACACACCTCATCCACGAAGAGGCCATGCTATGCTGTACCATCCTCACCATAGCCTCACGATTCTTCATGCTCCCTGGAGCCGGCGGTACTTCACGAAGTCATAATATCCACCAACGCCTTTGGAGTCACTGCGAGATGCTCATCAAACGGATTCTGCTCGGTCAGGAAAAGACCTCGACAGCCAAGACGAGAGCGATCGGGACCGTCGAGAGCCTGATGCTGATCTCGGACTGGCACCCCCGAGCCCTGCATTTCCCTCCGGAAACTGATGGCTGGGATGCACTACTCATATCACCTGGTTATGATCCTGTGAACCGTAGGAGGATGAATGACGAGGCTCCTCTTATTAGGTGGAAGGACGACGTCTTTGAGCCCGCCAAGCGGGCAAATAGAATGTCTTGGATGCTCTTGGGCATGGCCAATAACCTTGCGTACGAGCTCGGGGTTATTTCAAGTCAAAGACCCGAAGCTTCGAGGTCAACAGAACTGCAAGTAATCCGCAGTCTTAGGGCACAAAAGCTTCTATACGTCTACTTGACACAGACGGCGACGAGGTTGGGCTACCCTTCCGTGTTTCCCGAGAGCATAGCTGTTACTGCTTCGCGGCTGCCAATGCAGAACCCGGACGAGCCCGCTCATCGATCTTGGATGGCCTACATGGATTTGAGCCTGGAACTGACTCAACTATCACGCACGGCGTCGTCCATGTTCTTTCAATCTGCTGCACATCTTCAGAGTCAGGTTCTAGGTGATCATTATGCCGACCTTTTGGAGCACTTTGCAGCATCTTTGTCGAAATGGCAGCAGAAATACGACTCTGTGTGCAAAG ATATAAACGAGCCGCTCAGAGACTCGCTTCTCATCGAGTATCATCACCTCAAAGCTTGCACCGGAGCCATCTCAATCCAAGCAGTAATCGCACGAGCATCATCCGCTGGCTTCACAACCACCAACACAGACCCAGACGAGGTCCTATCTGCATTCATAACTCCAAAGGATGCCAGGTTCTTGCAGGAGGTCATCTCGGACAGCAAAAAGTTGCTGCGCATCGCAACCATGAGTGACTTTAAAGCCCAACTTCCCTACGCACCAGCCCGCGTAAAGATCAGCGTCATTAGCTCATCTGTGTTTCTCCTCAAGGCGTTGAGTGTCGGTTCTACACACACTGATGTGAACGATGCTTTGTATGTCTTGGATCAGTGCACTTCTACGCTGAATTCATCCCCTCCCGATGACATGGATTTTGCGTTGAGGTATGCAGCCCTGATAGAGAAGCATACTGCCCAGTTCCGAGCTCATCTTACCGCGAGCCGAGGACAGGGTGCTGGTGAGCAACATGCTCGGACTCTGCCTTCTAACAGTGCTGGTGAGAACGAAACGGAGGGGGCAGAAGGGTACATGGCAACGATGGGCACATCTGAAGATGACCTCGGCTTTGTGGGCTTTGACGCGGGGGACACCTGGGTCTCGCTTCCGTTTGATTCTAGCATCGCACCATTTGGAGGAGGGTGTGACCAGCTGTCCCTGGGGTTGGATATTGATTCTCTCAACTTCCTCTGGAGCCTCCCTGGTCTGGGCCCGGAGTAG
- a CDS encoding MFS domain-containing protein, with protein sequence MSEAPRADKLAHDEEKGQCHHLEKHESHASAARDGTGARSKTNPAEIRLVRKLDWVILPMLWIMYWFNYLDRNAITVARLDNLEEELNLSSTEYQTCVSILFVGYILGQIPSNMLMTRLRPSLFMSGAMALWAVVSTLTAIAKDFKGLLLTRFFLGITEAPFYPGALYMLSIFYTRKEIATRISILFTANICGTAFAGLIAIGVFEMSIITFVISVTSAWILPDEPINTRWLSEEERELAHSRVAADTVQIKTNTTTWAGLIDACRDPRLWVLIFMQHFHMAASNFKNFFPTIVGTLGFGRNVTLALTCPPYIISGIVCIAWAANSGRMNERTWHITVAKLIAVFGFILACTTMNVGARYFAMCAFASGVYACNSVILGWVSSTCGQTKEKKAISLAIVNTIASLGPIYTPYLWPQSDQPRYTIAMSSSAAFSAASALLAWLMRWMLIRENRKIRRENNEERLFYAY encoded by the exons ATGTCTGAGGCTCCACGTGCTGACAAGCTGGCTcacgatgaggagaagggccAGTGCCATCATCTGGAGAAGCATGAAAGCCATGCTTCTGCAGCGAGAGATGGCACAGGCGCTCGCAGCAAGACCAACCCAGCCGAGATCAGGCTTGTTCGCAAGCTGGATTGGGTCATCCTTCCCATGCTCTGGATCATGTATTGGTTCAACTATCTCGATCGAAATGCCATCACCGTCGCTAGGCTGGATAACTTGGAGGAAGAGCTTAACCTCTCTTCCACAGAGTATCAGACATGTGTTTCTATCCTCTTTGTGGGATATATCCTCGGGCAGATTCCATCAA ACATGCTCATGACTCGTCTTCGACCCTCCCTCTTCATGTCCGGAGCCATGGCACTCTGGGCTGTCGTGAGCACCCTCACCGCCATCGCAAAGGACTTCAagggcctcctcctcactcgtttcttcctcggcattACCGAAGCCCCCTTTTACCCCGGCGCCCTCTACATGCTCTCGATTTTCTATACTCGCAAGGAAATTGCCACTCGAATCTCGATCCTCTTCACAGCCAACATCTGCGGAACGGCATTTGCCGGGCTCATAGCCATAGGAGTCTTTGAGATGA GCATAATCACCTTTGTCATCTCGGTCACGTCAGCTTGGATCCTCCCAGACGAACCCATCAACACCCGCTGGCTctccgaggaagagagggaacTAGCCCACTCGCGAGTCGCGGCCGACACGGTGCAGATCAAAACCAACACGACAACTTGGGCTGGCCTCATCGACGCCTGCCGGGACCCTCGGCTCTGGGTTCTCATCTTCATGCAACATTTTCATATGGCCGCCAGCAATTTCAAGAACTTTTTCCCAACCATCGTGGGCACGTTGGGCTTTGGTCGGAATGTCACTCTTGCTCTGACTTGTCCGCCGTATATCATCTCGGGAATTGTATGCATTGCATGGGCTGCCAACTCTG GTCGAATGAATGAGAGGACTTGGCACATCACTGTGGCCAAACTCATTGCCGTCTTTGGCTTCATCCTTGCTTGCACCACCATGAACGTAGGTGCCCGCTACTTTGCAATGTGCGCCTTTGCAAGTGGCGTCTACGCCTGCAACAGCGTCATCCTCGGTTGGGTCTCTAGCACATGCGGCCAaaccaaggaaaagaaggccATCTCCCTCGCTATAGTGAACACAATCGCCTCGCTAGGTCCCATTTACACGCCT TATCTGTGGCCCCAGTCGGATCAACCTAGGTATACCATTGCCATGTCGAGCAGTGCTGCGTTTTCTGCTGCTTCGGCGTTGTTGGCTTGGCTTATGAGGTGGATGTTGATTCGTGAGAACCGCAAGATCAGACGGGAGAACAACGAGGAGAGGCTCTTTTATGCCTACTAA
- a CDS encoding Oxidored-FMN domain-containing protein, producing MAPLKVSVDIVESERAPEVSTPFLPDEEAKQKTTLRRIRDSSRNIARLFKQAFQQAWRDLRDARPKKWYTLRWLAFLSVLWSCALIVLIVCFALLSAGKFGFEDSSCHPDGEFSPFRNSFNWWALKGTFQITLKVGNFDFATAKIIDVIWDLVVGRGGQTILTLISWRAFSDYLAVSIITKPATYTTVWLLRFQTDPSFVSIMSLLHQFVFRRGLASRTAMSFMVAAALLILAFPTVASSMTGYTTVNKAYIEVPETGLVEFSATYPAAYVIHDGSRIGLQDEYLVRLVDYSSGDPMIDDESYLPESYCRDWETKEKAGRGCSLQYDVANHVQEYGWSATSNKDDQINATFNSTLKLRGGPLNISPYYIPYHLWFYYNWSDPNNLTEGRDSKASISQAKDKKRLVYDVSGKPFNLTELEKAGNCSPVPDRFQWGFSFLQVLALSIFLLLWTFGIAIMWTKAHMTLKLNGCSTHSAGWKSLLEYASAIEAELKEAGIDHRSLDDDQLDEKIQSVLHGGTVSSSDILTKGIYSLRHDAGQGIFAFLPHVAQWIGREKWWFLALIFWLPACLARTKYKYFLDEAVLMGIYGASMAAFGAVVASSAVKAALAEQMADCQQLPTPAQFTRTYGAWADGGWGMIMTGNVQINEEFLGSPNDAAMNGSIAEEKVIAAYKGLADACRRAGTPAIMQINHPGRQSPLRAGTKSFWTKNLAPSAVPLDMGSDLVSRLASCVVFGTPKKMTLEDIQTVIQRFANAARIAAAAGFDGVEIHAAHGYLLAQFLSAKTNLRTDAYGGSVTARAKIVTDIIKAVRAVVPTNFCVGLKFNSADHQSPTELQECLEQTAFIAEAGLDFLEVSGGSYENPTMIMGTEEIAKSEKTAARESFFLEFAREMRAKLPDMPLMVTGGFRTRLGMEAALKEGACDLIGIGRPSVLNPSLPVNTILNAEVSDEDAKLYARRVHAPWLLKKFAPRSVGAGVESAWYSKQMQQMERK from the exons ATGGCACCTCTAAAAGTGTCAGTCGACATTGTCGAATCTGAGAGAGCTCCAGAGGTTTCAACTCCATTTCTACCCGATGAGGAAGCCAAGCAAAAAACAACATTAAGACGAATTCGCGACTCATCTCGAAATATCGCACGCCTCTTCAAACAAGCGTTTCAGCAAGCATGGCGCGACCTTCGAGATGCGAGACCGAAAAAGTGGTACACTCTGCGGTGGCTAGCATTTCTCTCCGTCTTGTGGAGCTGCGCGTTGATTGTCCTCATCGTTTGCTTTGCTCTGCTCTCTGCTGGCAAGTTTGGCTTCGAGGACAGCTCATGCCATCCAGATGGCGAGTTTAGTCCTTTTCGAAACAGCTTCAATTGGTGGGCGCTCAAGGGGACATTTCAAATTACCCTGAAGGTCGGGAATTTTGATTTTGCGACGGCCAAGATTATCGACGTGATATGGGATCTC GTGGttggtcgaggagggcagACGATACTCACTCTGATATCATGGCGGGCATTCTCCGACTATCTTGCTGTTTCAATCATAACCAAGCCTGCTACCTACACGACTGTGTGGCTTCTGAGATTTCAGACAGATCCGTCCTTCGTCTCCATCATGAGCCTCCTACATCAATTTGTCTTCCGACGGGGCTTGGCTTCGAGAACTGCCATGTCCTTCATGGTCGCAGCAGCTCTGCTGATTCTAGCTTTTCCCACCGTTGCCAGTTCAATGACTGGATACACAACCGTCAATAAAGCTTACATCGAGGTACCGGAGACTGGTCTCGTTGAGTTTTCGGCGACTTACCCAGCGGCATATGTCATCCACGACGGTTCAAGGATTGGTCTACAGGATGAATACCTAGTGCGTCTGGTGGACT ATTCTTCCGGGGACCCGATGATAGACGATGAGTCGTATCTTCCGGAATCCTATTGTCGAGACTGGGAAACAAAAGAAAAAGCAGGACGGGGGTGTTCACTGCAATACGACGTTGCAAACC ATGTTCAAGAATATGGATGGTCAGCCACGAGCAATAAAGATGACCAAATCAACGCCACCTTCAACAGCACGTTAAAACTTCGAGGCGGACCACTCAACATATCGCCCTATTACATACCCTACCACCTCTGGTTTTACTACAACTGGTCTGACCCTAACAACCTTACTGAGGGGAGAGACTCGAAGGCGTCAATTAGCCAGGCAAAGGACAAGAAAAGGCTTGTGTACGATGTTTCAGGGAAACCGTTTAATCTTACGGAACTGGAGAAAGCGGGAAACTGTTCACCAGTTCCAGAC CGATTCCAGTGGGGTTTCTCGTTCCTTCAAGTCCTTGCTCTGTCGATATTTCTCCTACTCTGGACCTTTGGTATTGCCATCATGTGGACGAAAGCCCACATGACGCTAAAGTTGAACGGGTGCTCTACACATTCAGCAGGATGGAAGTCGCTTCTCGAATATGCGAGCGCCATAGAAGCCGAACTCAAAGAAGCTGGTATCGACCACCGGAGTCTCGACGATGACCAACTTGACGAGAAGATTCAATCCGTACTTCATGGTGGAACAGTCTCGTCTTCGGATATTCTCACCAAAGGGATCTACAGCCTACGGCACGACGCGGGCCAGGGCATATTTGCTTTCTTGCCTCATGTTGCGCAATGGATAGGCAGAGAAAAGTGGTGGttcctcgccctcatcttTTGGCTCCCGGCCTGCCTAGCCAGGACCAAGTACAAATACTTCCTTGATGAAGCAGTGTTGATGGGCATCTACGGAGCGTCCATGGCTGCGTTTGGGGCAGTGGTCGCGTCTAGTGCAG TCAAAGCGGCCCTCGCCGAGCAAATGGCCGACTGTCAACAGCTTCCCACACCAGCTCAATTCACCCGAACGTACGGCGCATGGGCAGATGGAGGTTGGGGCATGATTATGACGGGTAACGTCCAAATTAACGAAGAGTTCCTCGGAAGCCCCAATGACGCGGCTATGAACGGAAGTATCGCGGAGGAGAAGGTTATCGCGGCCTACAAGGGGTTAGCTGATGCTTGTCGACGGGCAGGGACACCAGCGATCATGCAGATTAATCACCCTGGTCGGCAGTCCCCGTTAAGAGCTGGAACAAAGTCATTTTGGACCAAGAATCTTGCTCCGAGTGCTGTGCCCTTGGACATGGGCTCGGATTTGGTGTCAAGGTTGGCGAGCTGTGTCGTCTTTGGCACCCCCAAGAAGATGACTCTCGAGGACATCCAAACAGTCATCCAGCGCTTCGCCAACGCGGCAAGgattgctgctgccgctggaTTCGACGGAGTAGAAATCCATGCTGCTCACGGATACCTGCTTGCACAGTTCCTATCAGCAAAGACTAACCTCCGAACCGATGCTTATGGCGGATCAGTGACAGCCAGGGCAAAGATTGTTACggacatcatcaaggctgtTCGCGCTGTCGTGCCCACAAACTTCTGCGTTGGCCTCAAGTTCAACTCTGCCGACCATCAATCTCCTACAGAGTTGCAAGAGTGTCTTGAGCAGACTGCTTTCATTGCCGAAGCTGGCCTGGACTTTTTGGAGGTCAGCGGAGGAAGCTACGAGAACCCAACA ATGATTATGGGAACTGAGGAAATTGCAAAGTCAGAGAAGACGGCAGCAAGAGAATCCTTCTTCCTAGAGTTTGCCCGCGAAATGAGAGCCAAGCTTCCAGACATGCCACTCATGGTAACTGGAGGCTTCCGCACTCGTCTAGGCATGGAAGCAGCTCTAAAGGAAGGAGCCTGTGACCTCATCGGCATTGGAAGACCATCAGTCCTAAACCCCTCTCTTCCAGTCAACACCATCTTAAACGCCGAGGTCAGCGATGAAGACGCCAAGTTGTACGCACGCAGAGTACATGCTCCTTGGCTTCTGAAGAAGTTTGCGCCTAGATCAGTTGGTGCGGGCGTTGAAAGC GCTTGGTATAGTAAGCAGATGCAACAGATGGAGAGAAAGTGA